TCTTCGTGCCCAAGCTGTGCAACCAATGCGCCAATCCGGCGTGTGTTCAGGTTTGCCCCGTCGGCGCCACCTTTCAGACCGAGGACGGCGTGGTCTTGGTTGACGATAAGCGCTGCATCGGCTGCCGTTACTGCATCCAGGCCTGCCCCTATGGCGCCCGCTACCTGCACCCGGAGAAGAAGACCGCCGACAAGTGCACTTTCTGTTACCACCGAATCTCGAAAGGGCTGCTGCCCGCCTGCGTCGAGGTCTGCCCGACACAGGCGCGGGTCTTCGGCGACGTCAACAGCGTCGCCAGCCCGCTGGCGCGGTTGAAGCGTATGAACAAGGTCCACGTGCTCAAACCGCACCTCAACACCGAGCCCAAGGTGTATTACGCCAACCTTGACGGAGAGGTGAAATGAATCACGAGCTGCTTGCAAGGCTGGCGGAATTGAGCAAAGAGGTGCAGGGGTACATATATCCCAACGAGATCGAGATCCACTGGTCGGTGTTGATCGTGGTCTATCCGTACCTGACCGGACTGGTCGCCGGCGCTTTCATCCTGGCCTCGCTGGTGAAGGTCTTCAACGTCGAAGAAGTGCAGCCGACATACCGTTTATCGTTGCTGACGGCGCTGGCGTTTCTACTGATCGCGCCGCTGCCCTTGCTGTTGCACCTCGGCCATCCCGAGCGTGGCTACGAGGTGCTGATCACGCCCAACCCGACCTCAGCGATGGCGATGTTCGGCTTCGTCTATGCCTGGTACCTGATGGCGGTGCTGCTACTCGAAGTCTGGTTCGCCTACCGCAAGGATCTCATCCTCTATGCCCGGCAGGAGCGCGGGTTGATGAAGTGGATTCATCGCCTGCTGGCGCTGTTCTCGAACGACGTCAGCCCGGCGGCGGTCGCGTTCGATCACAAGGCGGTGAAGGTGATCACCATCATCGGTATCCCTTCGGCGTTCCTGCTGCACGGCTACGTCGGCTTCATCTTCGGCTCGATCAAGGCCAATCCCTGGTGGAGTTCGGTGCTGATGCCGATCGTCTTCCTGTTTTCCGCCATCGTCTCCGGCATCGCCTTGGTCATCTTGCTTTACATGCTGATCACGCCGTTTCGCGGCGAGCCGATCGACATGAAGTGCCTCGATAAGATGGCCTCGTTCCTGTTCTACGCGGTGATCGTCGACTTTTCGCTCGAGTGCCTCGATTTCATCCATCGGCTGTACGAAAGCGAGGAGTCGATCAAGATCCTGTCGCAGTTGGTGATGAACAAGCTGATCATCAGCCTGCTGGTCATGCAGGTGCTACTGGGGATGATCGCGCCGCTGGGCATCATGGTGTCGATCAAGCTGCTGAGCTTGAATGAGGAGTTGCGGCGACTGCTGTACTTCATCTCCGTGTTGCTGATCCAACTGGGGATTTTCAGCACGCGGTGGAACGTCGTGATCGGCGGGCAGATGTTCTCGAAGAGCCTGATGGGTCTGACGACCTACAAGATGGAAATCATGGGCATCGAGGGACTCGTGACCGCGCTGGCGCTGCTGATCATGCCGTTCTTCGTGCTGGCGGTCTTGATCAAGCTCTTGCCGCCGTGGG
This genomic stretch from Deltaproteobacteria bacterium harbors:
- a CDS encoding 4Fe-4S dicluster domain-containing protein; this encodes MNRRRFLRKLASLLLALGVPAGFTRRPAAAAHNGKNGGKPFYGMGVDIDKCIGCAKCMEACKIENEVPAEPFFFRTWVERYVIKRDGSVAVQSIGTATNPSAEAVSEKEILRSFFVPKLCNQCANPACVQVCPVGATFQTEDGVVLVDDKRCIGCRYCIQACPYGARYLHPEKKTADKCTFCYHRISKGLLPACVEVCPTQARVFGDVNSVASPLARLKRMNKVHVLKPHLNTEPKVYYANLDGEVK
- the nrfD gene encoding polysulfide reductase NrfD, which encodes MNHELLARLAELSKEVQGYIYPNEIEIHWSVLIVVYPYLTGLVAGAFILASLVKVFNVEEVQPTYRLSLLTALAFLLIAPLPLLLHLGHPERGYEVLITPNPTSAMAMFGFVYAWYLMAVLLLEVWFAYRKDLILYARQERGLMKWIHRLLALFSNDVSPAAVAFDHKAVKVITIIGIPSAFLLHGYVGFIFGSIKANPWWSSVLMPIVFLFSAIVSGIALVILLYMLITPFRGEPIDMKCLDKMASFLFYAVIVDFSLECLDFIHRLYESEESIKILSQLVMNKLIISLLVMQVLLGMIAPLGIMVSIKLLSLNEELRRLLYFISVLLIQLGIFSTRWNVVIGGQMFSKSLMGLTTYKMEIMGIEGLVTALALLIMPFFVLAVLIKLLPPWDTAPAGVAGERVAA